Proteins found in one Sporosarcina sp. FSL K6-3457 genomic segment:
- a CDS encoding ABC transporter ATP-binding protein, translating to MILIEGVSKSYTQKQFFKKAKHIQAVNNVTLTIQEGSCFGLLGQSGSGKSTLGKMLLGIEKPDVGSIHFHEINIHEATHNEKRFLQHALQVVFQDCHSAVNPKMKIRDIIAEPLCVHQKMTKDEINKRVSDLLEMVGLQATDMMKYPHQFSGGQLQRITIARAISTKPNLIVLDESINSLDLLVQINILKLLKKLQRELNLTYLFITHDLHAVKLIADEIAIMYQGEIVEKTTVDQLNNVQHEASKALLAAQLPTDCIHNYLTPSTKEQVS from the coding sequence ATGATTTTGATTGAGGGCGTATCCAAAAGCTATACACAAAAACAGTTTTTTAAAAAAGCGAAGCATATACAGGCGGTTAACAATGTGACGTTGACCATTCAAGAGGGCAGTTGTTTCGGCTTGCTTGGTCAAAGTGGGTCGGGAAAGAGTACATTAGGAAAGATGCTATTAGGAATCGAAAAGCCAGATGTGGGTTCTATTCATTTTCATGAGATTAATATTCATGAAGCAACACACAATGAAAAACGCTTTTTACAGCATGCACTTCAAGTGGTATTCCAGGATTGTCATAGTGCAGTGAATCCGAAAATGAAAATACGAGACATTATCGCAGAGCCGCTTTGTGTGCATCAAAAAATGACAAAGGACGAAATCAATAAGCGGGTAAGTGATTTATTGGAAATGGTAGGCTTACAGGCCACAGACATGATGAAATACCCCCATCAATTTAGCGGTGGTCAATTACAACGCATAACGATTGCACGTGCAATTTCCACAAAGCCGAATTTAATTGTTTTAGACGAATCCATTAATAGCTTAGACCTCCTTGTGCAAATTAATATTTTAAAGCTGCTAAAAAAACTGCAACGAGAATTAAATTTAACGTACCTTTTTATTACACATGATTTACATGCTGTAAAGTTAATTGCAGATGAGATTGCGATTATGTACCAAGGGGAGATTGTGGAGAAAACAACGGTTGATCAACTTAATAATGTGCAGCACGAAGCGAGTAAAGCCCTGTTAGCTGCACAATTACCGACTGATTGCATTCATAATTATTTAACACCAAGTACTAAAGAACAGGTATCCTAA
- a CDS encoding TetR/AcrR family transcriptional regulator has protein sequence MTDEKSSKDILIEVASRLFRLRGYYGVGLNDIIEESGIPKGSLYYYFPGGKEELAIEAIHYSKRIVMNDIQESLGQTEDPVRALQAHLYQLSKIFGGGESSQGLSFAAIAGEKHSTSEAIRLACQSAFQSWQSIYAEKLLVAGFNEQQAEDLSITVHALIEGGILLAVTEKSGRPLQVIAEQIPLLISFSGVQTPAE, from the coding sequence ATGACTGATGAAAAAAGTTCCAAAGATATATTAATTGAAGTGGCTTCGCGTCTTTTTCGATTACGTGGATATTATGGGGTTGGGCTAAACGATATTATTGAAGAGAGTGGGATCCCTAAAGGGTCGCTCTATTATTATTTTCCGGGTGGCAAAGAAGAGTTAGCGATAGAGGCCATTCATTATTCGAAAAGAATTGTGATGAACGATATACAAGAGAGTCTTGGACAGACGGAAGATCCCGTACGAGCATTACAAGCTCATCTTTATCAATTGTCCAAAATTTTCGGCGGAGGAGAGAGTTCACAGGGCTTATCATTTGCGGCAATTGCGGGTGAAAAACATTCGACGAGTGAAGCAATCAGATTAGCTTGTCAATCTGCTTTTCAAAGTTGGCAATCAATTTATGCGGAAAAACTTCTTGTCGCAGGCTTTAACGAGCAACAGGCAGAAGATTTAAGCATAACGGTTCACGCATTGATAGAAGGTGGTATTCTCTTAGCTGTAACGGAGAAAAGCGGAAGGCCTCTTCAAGTGATTGCAGAGCAAATACCGTTATTAATTTCATTCAGTGGGGTTCAAACCCCAGCTGAATGA
- a CDS encoding ABC transporter ATP-binding protein: MQPWIDIKDANKKIDDFQLGPISLAIEPGTITALVGNNGSGKSTLLKLIMNLANLDGGRIRVFGKSVDGKDESWKRHVAFQPQNIVGWNAYTGEDLKRLIAPLYTKWDEKLFERMIQLLDIPLDKRFGKLSPGLQQKLSLSLALPRNTTILILDEPTVSLDIPSKKQFMDLLVEWMEKEDRAVILTTHQPEELQKLADYLFLMKDGQAIGRYEKDMLAAGFRRYWLKEMPAVPVPGELSRSGNELVSDNPDATEQYFTQHENSVIDVKALELEEIISLLLK; this comes from the coding sequence ATGCAGCCATGGATTGATATAAAAGACGCGAATAAAAAGATCGATGATTTTCAGCTCGGGCCGATTAGCCTAGCGATTGAGCCAGGGACCATCACGGCGCTAGTCGGCAATAATGGCTCTGGCAAAAGCACCTTACTGAAGCTAATCATGAATCTAGCAAATCTAGATGGAGGAAGGATTAGGGTCTTCGGCAAATCGGTCGATGGGAAAGACGAAAGCTGGAAAAGGCATGTCGCATTCCAGCCGCAAAACATAGTCGGCTGGAACGCCTATACAGGAGAGGACCTAAAAAGGCTGATTGCTCCTTTATATACGAAATGGGATGAGAAGCTTTTCGAGCGCATGATTCAGCTGCTCGACATCCCGCTCGATAAGCGTTTCGGCAAATTATCGCCAGGTCTGCAGCAGAAGCTGAGTCTATCACTAGCATTGCCGCGGAATACGACTATCCTCATTCTCGATGAACCGACTGTGTCACTCGACATCCCATCAAAAAAACAATTCATGGATTTGCTTGTCGAATGGATGGAAAAGGAGGACCGCGCTGTCATCCTGACAACCCATCAGCCGGAGGAGCTCCAGAAACTAGCAGATTACTTGTTCCTGATGAAGGACGGGCAGGCGATTGGACGGTATGAGAAAGACATGCTCGCTGCTGGATTCCGCCGCTACTGGCTCAAGGAAATGCCTGCGGTGCCAGTACCCGGTGAGCTTTCCCGTTCCGGAAACGAGCTGGTATCAGATAATCCTGACGCAACAGAACAGTATTTCACGCAACACGAAAACAGTGTCATTGACGTCAAAGCCTTAGAACTGGAAGAAATCATCAGCCTTCTGCTGAAATAG
- a CDS encoding VanZ family protein, whose protein sequence is MRTKQHKLIFTILIIYTALIVYFLFFGVGRPGAVIGIQEYRFNLIPNIISFSFPTISDLKYFPRGFFELGNFAGFIPFGILIPRLYRCNFFRFISLFFLSILIIETVQMLTFLGSFDINDIIVNSLGAAVGFCAYKIGFRFKSIRKKLVVTVMSVVILSIGVIGFSELLNKSFTKIEGPIIALNELDSNRNVPMDKNLQSFEIEHEKIEPKINLYGSESYDSEVFTYIFGGKDIVLSLNYGIPDNSSDYDGMVVISVDGEEMSISPMSKEYRGPSSSESPMDKVNELTITIKGNVKLWDVTFKEMKYWWD, encoded by the coding sequence ATGAGAACAAAGCAACATAAGCTAATATTTACCATATTAATAATCTATACAGCTTTGATAGTATACTTTCTGTTTTTTGGTGTTGGTAGACCTGGCGCAGTAATAGGCATTCAAGAATATCGATTTAATTTAATTCCGAATATAATTTCTTTCAGCTTTCCAACCATTTCAGATTTGAAATATTTTCCGCGTGGTTTTTTTGAATTAGGTAATTTTGCAGGATTTATACCTTTTGGTATATTGATTCCTAGGCTATATCGTTGTAATTTCTTCAGGTTTATTTCATTGTTTTTCTTGTCAATCCTGATAATAGAAACGGTGCAAATGCTAACTTTTCTCGGTAGTTTTGATATAAATGATATAATCGTGAATTCATTAGGTGCTGCAGTAGGATTTTGTGCATACAAAATCGGATTTCGTTTTAAGAGTATTCGGAAAAAACTTGTTGTCACGGTTATGTCCGTTGTTATCCTTTCGATAGGGGTAATAGGTTTTTCAGAGTTGCTAAACAAATCATTTACAAAAATAGAAGGACCCATTATAGCTTTAAATGAACTGGATAGTAACAGAAATGTACCAATGGATAAAAATCTCCAAAGTTTCGAAATTGAACATGAAAAAATTGAACCAAAAATAAACTTGTATGGTAGCGAAAGTTATGATTCGGAAGTATTTACCTATATATTTGGTGGTAAAGATATTGTGCTTTCTTTAAACTATGGGATTCCTGATAATTCTAGTGACTATGATGGTATGGTAGTTATTTCTGTTGATGGGGAAGAAATGTCAATAAGTCCTATGAGCAAAGAATATAGAGGCCCAAGCTCTTCCGAAAGTCCTATGGACAAGGTAAATGAACTTACAATAACAATTAAAGGAAATGTGAAGTTATGGGATGTTACCTTTAAAGAAATGAAGTATTGGTGGGATTAA
- a CDS encoding sensor domain-containing diguanylate cyclase yields the protein MELNEALVLLMTHGLPILFLAYMATDILLRNKRKTEHILLSLIALCFLLLFAEEYVRNQVSIEYSPLLSSLWLSSVGFIIPGLCFHFLIKFTGLHTNWPRFLYPYIFYIPFIFVILNIFTGATLISTQDFFEVGMWKYPIYNENYYIAMTVGTITDILFLIPLLIAKYREKIEEQRAIYHQLIIGVCVAIMLNIVLGYFQYGNTLPPYSFIYAGIVWCYFLRKIMKQHDFLNVYDKRYEKLFHLNPNAILLLDFKGIIHNVNPAATKLLDNLNLRQEQLFTLLDDTLKEQLLTEKEIKDCSLSISNNDVEFLLLVNADYIWVDNQMHILLILQDVTLQKQYQKEIEFLASHDALTGLPNRRSFTIQLEAAMETCRNEQQTLTLLLIDIDNFKSLNDTYGHQVGDELLQVTAQILQDAVKDTGDVARLGGDEFVLFLRNVHSKQLTNQFIEQLQSTFSQHISITYPDLPISLSIGASQFPKDGRDGKTLLHHADQAMYVAKRSYKLETAGKRGIHE from the coding sequence ATGGAATTGAACGAGGCGCTAGTGCTTCTGATGACCCATGGATTACCGATTTTATTTTTGGCTTATATGGCAACAGATATACTTCTTCGCAATAAAAGAAAAACGGAACATATTTTACTAAGCCTTATTGCGCTTTGCTTTTTATTACTATTTGCTGAAGAGTATGTGAGAAATCAGGTCTCGATAGAATATAGTCCTCTTCTTTCTTCTCTTTGGTTAAGTAGTGTAGGTTTTATTATCCCTGGATTATGCTTTCACTTTCTTATAAAATTTACAGGTCTTCATACCAATTGGCCTCGTTTTCTGTATCCATATATATTTTATATACCTTTTATTTTTGTTATCTTAAATATTTTTACTGGTGCTACATTGATTTCTACACAAGACTTTTTTGAAGTGGGGATGTGGAAATACCCAATTTATAATGAGAACTATTACATAGCCATGACTGTTGGTACGATCACAGATATTCTTTTCTTAATCCCTTTATTGATTGCAAAGTATAGGGAGAAAATAGAAGAACAAAGGGCGATCTACCACCAACTGATAATCGGGGTTTGTGTAGCGATTATGTTAAATATTGTATTAGGCTATTTTCAATACGGAAACACGCTACCGCCCTATTCCTTTATATATGCTGGAATCGTTTGGTGTTATTTCCTACGCAAGATAATGAAACAACATGATTTTCTTAATGTGTATGATAAACGTTATGAAAAATTATTTCATTTAAATCCAAACGCTATTTTGCTTCTCGACTTTAAAGGAATCATTCATAATGTGAATCCTGCTGCAACAAAATTGCTTGATAATTTGAATCTCCGACAAGAGCAATTATTTACTTTACTAGACGATACGTTAAAGGAACAGCTTTTAACCGAAAAAGAAATTAAAGATTGTTCTCTGAGTATTTCAAATAATGATGTCGAATTTTTGTTGCTCGTCAATGCAGATTATATATGGGTGGACAATCAGATGCATATTCTATTAATCCTCCAGGACGTGACGTTACAAAAACAATATCAAAAGGAAATCGAATTTCTCGCTTCCCACGATGCCTTAACAGGCTTACCAAATCGGCGGTCGTTTACTATACAACTAGAAGCAGCGATGGAAACATGTCGAAATGAACAGCAAACACTTACATTACTTTTAATAGATATCGATAATTTCAAATCTTTAAATGATACGTATGGTCACCAAGTAGGGGATGAACTGCTTCAAGTTACCGCACAAATATTGCAAGATGCGGTGAAGGATACGGGAGATGTTGCACGATTAGGCGGGGATGAATTTGTCCTTTTCCTACGGAATGTACATTCCAAACAGCTAACGAATCAGTTTATCGAACAATTACAATCAACATTTTCACAGCATATTTCAATAACCTATCCTGATTTACCTATCTCGCTTAGTATTGGCGCGAGTCAATTCCCTAAGGATGGAAGGGATGGAAAAACACTCCTGCATCATGCTGACCAAGCCATGTATGTCGCAAAGCGAAGTTATAAATTGGAGACTGCTGGAAAAAGGGGGATACATGAATAG
- a CDS encoding DHA2 family efflux MFS transporter permease subunit, with translation MSTIAKQNQNEGIRALPILISFLIAGFIGLFSETALNMALGGLMKEFGVLSSTVQWLTTGYLLTLGILIPISALLIQTFSTRQLFVTSLLFSILGTIVAALAPVFGILLLGRVIQAIGTGILIPLMFNTILLIFPIHKRGTIMGLMGLVMMVAPAIGPALSGLIIEKLSWNWIFWVTLPFLALALFVGIKYVQNVSTLTKPKFDSLSIGLSTIGFGGVVYGFSIAGEKGWGSTLVIATIVIGIVALALFSVRQLKMETPMLDLRAFKYPMFTLGVFSVFVTFMVILSSMILLPLYLQTGLGLAALTAGLVLLPGGVVNGIMSPITGRLFDKYGPKGLVTPGFIIMVIMLWNLSNVTTATSLLTIILLHSFLMIGVSLVMMPAQTNGLNQLPRELYPDGTALLNTLQQVSGAIGTAVAITIMSVSQAIHLEGVKDPSTPLAISESLTAGVQTSFIFGLTLAIVGLISSIFMKSSRSV, from the coding sequence TTGTCAACAATTGCAAAACAAAATCAAAATGAAGGTATTCGAGCTCTCCCGATTTTAATCTCTTTCTTAATCGCGGGGTTTATCGGTCTATTTAGTGAGACAGCTTTAAACATGGCACTTGGCGGTTTAATGAAAGAGTTTGGTGTCCTCTCTTCTACTGTTCAATGGCTAACAACAGGTTATTTATTAACGTTAGGAATTTTAATTCCAATTTCTGCTCTTTTGATCCAGACGTTTAGTACGCGACAATTATTCGTTACGTCCTTATTATTCTCTATTCTTGGAACGATTGTTGCAGCGTTGGCACCCGTTTTCGGTATTTTATTACTCGGTCGTGTGATTCAAGCAATCGGAACAGGCATCCTGATTCCACTGATGTTTAATACGATACTGCTTATTTTTCCCATTCATAAAAGAGGTACCATTATGGGACTGATGGGCTTGGTTATGATGGTTGCACCGGCGATTGGACCGGCTCTTTCAGGTTTAATTATCGAAAAGTTAAGTTGGAATTGGATTTTTTGGGTTACCTTACCGTTTCTTGCGCTCGCTTTATTCGTGGGAATTAAGTATGTGCAAAATGTTTCTACACTCACAAAGCCTAAATTTGATAGTTTGTCGATTGGCTTATCGACGATTGGTTTTGGTGGTGTTGTGTATGGATTTAGTATTGCGGGTGAAAAAGGATGGGGAAGTACGCTTGTCATTGCAACAATCGTGATTGGCATTGTAGCGCTTGCTCTATTTTCTGTAAGACAATTAAAAATGGAGACGCCGATGCTTGATTTGCGTGCATTTAAATATCCGATGTTTACGTTAGGTGTTTTTAGCGTATTTGTGACGTTTATGGTTATTTTGTCATCGATGATTCTCTTGCCTTTATATTTACAAACTGGGCTAGGATTAGCTGCGCTGACGGCGGGGCTTGTGTTGTTACCGGGTGGTGTTGTCAATGGAATCATGTCGCCTATCACGGGTCGCCTGTTTGACAAATACGGTCCAAAAGGGCTTGTTACGCCGGGGTTTATTATTATGGTGATTATGTTATGGAACTTGTCAAACGTCACAACAGCAACATCTTTGCTGACGATTATACTATTGCATTCATTTCTGATGATAGGTGTTTCGTTGGTGATGATGCCAGCTCAAACTAATGGCTTGAACCAACTTCCAAGAGAACTTTATCCAGATGGAACGGCTTTATTGAATACGTTGCAACAAGTTTCAGGCGCTATTGGAACGGCGGTTGCGATTACGATTATGTCTGTGTCGCAAGCCATTCATTTGGAGGGGGTGAAAGACCCGTCTACGCCGTTGGCAATTAGCGAGTCTTTAACCGCTGGCGTCCAAACTTCCTTTATTTTCGGATTAACATTGGCGATTGTCGGCCTCATTTCGTCAATCTTTATGAAATCATCACGTTCCGTTTAA
- a CDS encoding GntR family transcriptional regulator, with protein MLPIRLSKDSREPIYHQIEKQLKALIAGGHLPAGTPLPSIRTLSKDLEVSIITIRRAYQDLESQGFIKTAHGKGTFVAEIQNSMKQETMTTSVQAEFERAIRNAMDYDYTVDEIKTVFEETLEKLRKGE; from the coding sequence TTGCTGCCGATACGCTTATCCAAAGATTCTCGTGAACCGATTTATCATCAGATCGAAAAGCAGCTGAAGGCACTGATTGCAGGGGGCCATTTGCCTGCTGGAACGCCACTTCCATCCATTAGGACTCTATCGAAAGATTTGGAGGTCAGCATCATCACAATACGTCGCGCCTATCAGGACTTGGAGTCACAAGGCTTTATCAAAACAGCCCATGGCAAAGGAACTTTTGTTGCGGAAATACAGAACTCCATGAAACAAGAAACGATGACGACTTCCGTCCAAGCGGAATTCGAACGGGCCATCCGCAACGCGATGGATTACGACTATACTGTCGATGAAATCAAAACGGTTTTTGAAGAAACTTTAGAAAAACTTAGGAAAGGGGAATGA
- a CDS encoding ABC transporter permease: MRNTMKVAKWEIKRNMKSKSFIIGLFLTPIIFLAFFLLPDLFKSDDEAATTTVYVNDQLGVYELLEAAAANTEWQMEQTDTTEQEATAALEEKKDAAYIFINEQAVETGKVAVYTHEDTSSAFMDEVQILGGPLQMVQIEKLGLTAAEAAVVAQGVVFEDASEETKEGGLFSENMLERVIPGAFAAVVMLSIVFTGMAIFQSASQEKKDKIAEIILSSLTPAELMQGKIIGYFVLGIIQVVVYIVIALPVLIWKIDFPIIEYLLVPELLVLLFISILGYLLYAALFVGIGATMADISTAGNFQGMVMMLPFSPFLFIAPVFSDPSGFWAQLGSYIPFTSPGVLILRLSLLEEWPWVEIIIAIGILAVSVWVFMKLAGKIFKIGILMYGKNATPGEIWKWIRA, encoded by the coding sequence ATGCGTAACACGATGAAAGTCGCCAAATGGGAAATCAAACGCAATATGAAAAGCAAGTCGTTCATCATCGGCCTATTCCTGACACCGATCATCTTCCTAGCATTTTTCTTGCTACCAGACCTATTCAAATCGGATGATGAAGCAGCGACAACGACAGTCTACGTCAACGACCAGCTCGGAGTCTACGAACTATTGGAAGCCGCGGCAGCAAATACCGAATGGCAGATGGAACAGACAGACACCACAGAACAGGAAGCTACTGCAGCACTTGAAGAGAAAAAAGATGCTGCGTATATCTTTATCAACGAACAGGCGGTTGAAACCGGAAAAGTCGCAGTTTACACGCATGAAGACACGAGTTCTGCCTTCATGGATGAAGTCCAGATCCTCGGCGGTCCACTGCAGATGGTGCAGATCGAGAAGCTCGGCCTAACAGCGGCAGAAGCCGCAGTTGTCGCGCAGGGAGTCGTCTTTGAAGATGCTTCTGAGGAAACGAAAGAAGGTGGCCTGTTCAGTGAAAACATGCTGGAACGTGTGATTCCAGGAGCATTTGCCGCTGTCGTCATGCTGTCAATCGTCTTCACCGGAATGGCGATCTTCCAAAGCGCGTCCCAGGAGAAGAAAGACAAGATTGCTGAGATTATCCTATCGTCTTTAACACCAGCAGAACTGATGCAAGGCAAAATCATCGGCTATTTTGTCCTTGGTATCATCCAGGTCGTTGTCTATATTGTCATCGCGCTGCCGGTACTCATCTGGAAAATCGATTTTCCGATCATCGAGTATCTGCTAGTGCCCGAGCTTCTAGTGCTACTATTCATTTCTATCCTCGGATACCTGCTCTATGCAGCGTTGTTCGTCGGAATCGGTGCGACAATGGCCGATATCTCGACAGCGGGGAATTTCCAAGGCATGGTCATGATGTTGCCTTTCAGCCCATTCCTTTTCATTGCGCCAGTTTTCAGTGACCCAAGCGGATTCTGGGCGCAGCTTGGAAGCTATATCCCGTTTACATCACCTGGCGTTCTCATTTTGCGTCTATCACTTCTTGAAGAATGGCCGTGGGTGGAAATCATTATCGCCATCGGGATTCTTGCTGTTAGCGTCTGGGTCTTCATGAAACTTGCCGGCAAAATCTTCAAAATTGGCATCCTGATGTATGGCAAAAACGCCACCCCGGGCGAAATCTGGAAGTGGATTCGGGCATAA
- a CDS encoding ABC transporter ATP-binding protein → MDTMLTVEGLGKSFKDKKIISNISFEVKKGEIMALLGPNGAGKSTTIRNIMGILYPDEGTITFRNRSTKDIPRDKIGYLPEERGLYKNVKVMDILLYLAELKDYPLDQAKVRALEYLKKFGLEGKDKVSVEELSKGMGQKVQFIASILHEPELLILDEPFSGLDPVSQELFKEEIRSLAEKGTAILLSSHQMNLVEEMADRLFLIHRGTKVISGTLSDVKKEYANFKCTINGGNSLSLLESLPEVERIEQNGVTAVLYLSKHVQPAAWLKNLPDELDIQELSMDRISLHEIFVDIATDKNLLKEVGELHA, encoded by the coding sequence ATGGACACAATGCTTACCGTAGAAGGATTAGGAAAATCCTTCAAGGACAAGAAGATTATTTCGAATATTTCCTTCGAAGTGAAAAAAGGAGAAATCATGGCGCTGCTCGGACCGAACGGAGCGGGGAAATCAACGACAATCCGCAATATCATGGGTATCTTGTATCCCGATGAAGGCACAATCACTTTTCGGAACCGCTCAACGAAAGATATTCCACGCGATAAAATTGGCTATCTTCCAGAAGAGCGGGGACTCTACAAAAACGTCAAGGTCATGGACATTCTGCTGTATCTTGCGGAGCTGAAGGATTATCCGCTGGACCAGGCTAAAGTACGCGCGCTCGAATACTTGAAAAAGTTCGGCCTAGAAGGCAAGGATAAAGTGTCGGTCGAGGAGTTATCGAAAGGGATGGGTCAGAAAGTCCAATTTATCGCCTCCATTCTCCATGAACCGGAACTGCTAATCCTGGATGAGCCGTTCTCTGGTCTTGATCCCGTCAGCCAGGAGCTGTTCAAAGAAGAAATCCGCTCACTGGCCGAAAAAGGCACGGCGATTTTATTGTCTTCGCATCAGATGAACCTTGTCGAAGAAATGGCGGATCGGCTGTTCCTAATTCACCGCGGCACGAAAGTAATCTCCGGGACTCTGAGTGATGTCAAAAAGGAATACGCCAATTTCAAATGCACGATCAACGGCGGCAACAGCCTCAGCCTGCTTGAAAGCCTACCGGAAGTCGAGCGGATCGAACAGAACGGGGTAACGGCTGTGCTTTATCTCTCAAAACATGTGCAGCCCGCTGCCTGGCTGAAAAACCTGCCAGATGAACTCGACATCCAAGAACTATCGATGGACCGGATTTCACTCCATGAAATCTTCGTGGATATCGCCACAGACAAGAATCTTTTGAAGGAAGTAGGTGAGTTACATGCGTAA
- a CDS encoding LysR family transcriptional regulator, with protein sequence MTLQQLKYALEVASKGSMNEAAKSLFISQPSLSNAIKELEKEIKITIFIRTNRGVTVSNEGAEFLGYARQVLQQFNMLEEKYMSEKPAKQHFCISTQHYTFAANAFVELVKEFGASEYEFTLRETKTYEIIEDVKNLRSELGIIYLSNYNESVLLKLLRERNIIFSELFTTKPHVFISKKHPLADKKAIDVDELDDYPCLSFEQGEHNSFYFSEEILSTRSVKKSIKVSDRAAIVNFMIGLNGYTISSGVFPKYLHGDEIIAVPLHVDEVIRVGTIQHRDVTLTGLGELYLDALKKIAQDL encoded by the coding sequence TTGACTTTACAACAATTAAAATATGCATTGGAAGTAGCTAGTAAGGGCTCCATGAATGAGGCAGCAAAAAGTTTATTCATCTCCCAGCCAAGTTTGTCTAATGCGATTAAGGAATTAGAGAAGGAAATAAAAATTACCATATTCATTAGAACGAATAGAGGCGTTACTGTTTCTAATGAAGGAGCTGAGTTTCTAGGCTATGCTAGGCAGGTATTACAGCAGTTTAACATGCTTGAAGAAAAATATATGAGTGAAAAACCAGCTAAGCAACATTTTTGTATTTCAACACAGCATTATACTTTTGCGGCCAATGCTTTTGTAGAACTTGTAAAAGAGTTTGGGGCTTCTGAATATGAGTTTACACTTCGTGAAACGAAGACTTATGAAATCATTGAAGATGTAAAGAATTTACGAAGTGAGTTAGGGATTATCTATTTAAGTAATTACAATGAATCAGTATTATTAAAACTGTTAAGAGAAAGAAACATAATCTTTTCAGAACTGTTTACTACAAAACCCCATGTATTTATTAGTAAAAAACATCCATTAGCCGACAAAAAAGCTATTGATGTGGATGAATTAGACGATTACCCATGCCTTTCTTTCGAACAAGGAGAACATAATTCATTTTACTTTTCAGAAGAAATTTTAAGTACACGAAGTGTAAAGAAAAGCATCAAAGTAAGTGACAGAGCAGCTATTGTTAATTTCATGATTGGTCTCAATGGGTATACCATTTCTTCTGGCGTTTTCCCTAAATATCTTCATGGTGATGAAATTATTGCAGTTCCTCTTCATGTAGATGAGGTTATACGAGTTGGAACAATACAGCATAGAGATGTCACACTAACGGGACTTGGTGAGCTATATTTAGATGCATTAAAAAAGATTGCGCAGGATTTATAA
- a CDS encoding LysE family transporter translates to MEKRETLILRDLYWLFFVQIVCAVFIFGLESLINPIMSVLKYAGVIYILWLAHQIAISKPDNKTTGKQPSFLTGFVLQIVNVKIFLFGITSLTGYVTPYYSSFGWLLFFEIIIATIGTIATLTWILFGGLFQKTYFKHFRVINIILALLLLQCAVGLLLQ, encoded by the coding sequence ATGGAGAAGAGGGAAACCCTTATTCTTCGGGATCTTTATTGGTTATTTTTTGTACAAATAGTATGTGCGGTATTTATTTTCGGTTTAGAGAGCTTAATAAATCCGATAATGTCTGTCCTTAAATATGCAGGGGTTATTTATATTTTATGGCTGGCCCATCAGATTGCCATTAGTAAGCCTGACAATAAAACTACTGGAAAACAACCTTCTTTTTTGACTGGTTTTGTTTTGCAAATTGTGAATGTAAAGATATTTTTATTTGGTATAACTTCTCTGACAGGGTATGTTACTCCCTATTATTCGTCATTTGGATGGCTTTTATTTTTTGAAATCATCATTGCGACAATAGGTACGATCGCTACCTTGACTTGGATACTTTTTGGAGGATTATTTCAAAAGACCTATTTCAAACATTTCCGAGTCATAAATATTATATTGGCGTTACTACTCTTGCAATGTGCAGTTGGACTTTTATTGCAGTAA